Sequence from the Deinococcus radiotolerans genome:
CCCCGGAAGCCCACGGTGTGAGCCTCCAGCGTCTCCCACCAGACCAGCAGGGCGTAGCGGTGGTCGTCCTCCAGACAGCGCTGGAGCTCGTGCCGGACGTACCCGCGCATCCCCGAGATGAGGTGCTGAGCCTGCGTGAAGGCCACCTCGAACGCGCCGGTCTGGCCGGGGCGGATCTGAAGCAGGGCGATTTCCAGAATCATGTGTCCTCCAGTGGGCCTGGGGAGGCCGGTACGCCCGACCTCCCCGTTCATCAGCCGCGCGTCGGCAGCCGCCGGGCTGTTCAGATGCGGCCGGGGGCGAATTCACCCTGGCGGCGCTCGGTCCCCAGGCCCGCAACGACCATGTTGTGAATGCGGACCCAGGCGCGGGCGCTGGCCTCGACGACGTCGGTGGCGACGCCGCTGCCGTGCAGGGTGGTCTCGCCGTGGCGGGCGCCGATGTTCACCTCGCCCAGCGCGTCGCCGCCCTTGGTGACGGCCTGGATGCGGTAGCTTTCCAGTTCGGGGTTCAGGCCGGTGATGCGGTTGATGGCCTGGAACGCGGCCTCGACGGGCCCGTCGCCGTGCGCGGTGGCCTCGACGGCGCCGTCTGGCGTCTGGAGCCGCACGAACGCCACGGGGGTCATGTTCATGCCGCTGGTGATCTGGAACCCTTCCAGCGTGAAGGTCTGCGGGACGTCGCTGCGGGCCTCGACGAGGGCGCGCAGGTCGTCGGCGTAGATCTGGCCCTTGCGGTCGGCGAGGTCCTTGAAGCGGCCGAACAGGTGCTGGACCTTGTCGTCGGTCAGGTCGGTGTAGCCCAGGTCGTTCAGGGCCTTGCGGAACGCGGCGCGGCCACTGTGTTTGCCCATGACGAGCACGGCGGCTTCGCGGCCGACGAGTTCGGCGTTCATGATCTCGTACGTCTCGCGGGCCTTGATGACGCCGTCCTGGTGGATGCCGCTCTCGTGCGCGAAGGCGTTGTCCCCGACGATGGCCTTGTTGGGCTGGACGGGCATGCCGCTCAGACGGCTGACCATGCGGCTGGCGCGGTACAGCTCGCGGGTGCGGATGCCGGTCTCGAAGCCGTAGTGGTCGCGGCGGGTGTGGAAGGCCATGACGAGTTCTTCCAGGCTGGCGTTCCCGGCGCGCTCGCCGATGCCGTTGATGGTGCACTCGATCTGCCGCGCGCCGCCCTGCGCGGCGGCGATGGAGTTCGCGACCGCCATGCCCAGGTCGTCGTGGCAGTGGGCGCTGAGGATGACGTGGGCGGGCAGCGCGGCGCGGATCTCGGCGAACAGCGCGCGGATCTCCTCGGGCGTGGTGTAGCCGACGGTGTCGGGGATGTTAATGGTGGTCGCCCCGGCCTCCACAGCTGCCTGGAAGATGCGGATCAGGAAGGCGGTGTCGCTGCGGGTGGCGTCCTCGGCGCTGAATTCCACGTCGTCCACGAAGGAGCGGGCGTAGGTGACGGCCTGGATGGCGCGCTCGACGACCGCGTCGGGTTCCAGCTGAAGTTTCTTCGCCATGTGGATGGGGCTGGTGGCAATGAAGGTGTGGATGCGGGGTTTCTCGGCGGCCTCGACGGCTTTCGCGGCGGCCTCGATGTCGGGGCGGGCGGCGCGGGCCAGACCGGTGATGATCGGGCCGCGGACCTCGCGGGCGATGCGGCTCACACCTTCCAGGTCACCGGGGCTGGCGATGGGGAACCCGGCCTCGATGACGTCCACGCCCATGCGGGCGAGCTGGTGGGCGATCTCCAGTTTCTGCGTGTGGTTCAGGGCCACGCCGGGGCTCTGCTCGCCGTCGCGCAGGGTGGTGTCGAAGATGCGGATGCGGTTGGTGTCGGTGGTCATGGGAGCTCCTGAATCACGGGGTGGGGATGTGAGGGCCATAAAAAACCCCGGAGGGTGATTCCTCCGGGGGTTCAGGCATGCATCTTCTGCGCCGTTCACTCCACCGGAGGACGGG
This genomic interval carries:
- a CDS encoding antibiotic biosynthesis monooxygenase family protein — encoded protein: MILEIALLQIRPGQTGAFEVAFTQAQHLISGMRGYVRHELQRCLEDDHRYALLVWWETLEAHTVGFRGSAEYQDWRGLLHHFYDPFPTVEHFTRVELP
- a CDS encoding 2-isopropylmalate synthase, which translates into the protein MTTDTNRIRIFDTTLRDGEQSPGVALNHTQKLEIAHQLARMGVDVIEAGFPIASPGDLEGVSRIAREVRGPIITGLARAARPDIEAAAKAVEAAEKPRIHTFIATSPIHMAKKLQLEPDAVVERAIQAVTYARSFVDDVEFSAEDATRSDTAFLIRIFQAAVEAGATTINIPDTVGYTTPEEIRALFAEIRAALPAHVILSAHCHDDLGMAVANSIAAAQGGARQIECTINGIGERAGNASLEELVMAFHTRRDHYGFETGIRTRELYRASRMVSRLSGMPVQPNKAIVGDNAFAHESGIHQDGVIKARETYEIMNAELVGREAAVLVMGKHSGRAAFRKALNDLGYTDLTDDKVQHLFGRFKDLADRKGQIYADDLRALVEARSDVPQTFTLEGFQITSGMNMTPVAFVRLQTPDGAVEATAHGDGPVEAAFQAINRITGLNPELESYRIQAVTKGGDALGEVNIGARHGETTLHGSGVATDVVEASARAWVRIHNMVVAGLGTERRQGEFAPGRI